The proteins below come from a single Drosophila busckii strain San Diego stock center, stock number 13000-0081.31 chromosome X, ASM1175060v1, whole genome shotgun sequence genomic window:
- the LOC108606747 gene encoding fl(2)d-associated complex component, translated as MQTARININNKHKQRHTTLYIHTHSHTQHTPMELEKKSKEQLRRYKKSRHTHSSSESSSTDTESGSGSSYSSTDSEREREREREREHHAHAHAHGHQHGHVHNHAHAHGHPHTHTHPHQHQHAHPHQHTHQRGVERHHRKKKSSRRAASSSGDERQKREKRERERHNHGHGERDHDQKKLVAKRNHIKRKLKEARLKKRAAAALSGHGHRSLSPATQAKLKKMAERKQRERERDKLRGVHREHRDRERDHHRLGSSRSPTGGGVGSSSTTTTTKIRIHQDVLGKRQKSPGPGGSGSSMVALGVPTARMHHQLMSREKIIIQTRARVRTPSIERERERDRERERMERERERERHVEREQERQRHEHKLHRHDELSLRNRERDRREQERADREAARDKERAEALARCQERQRERERLAREKLRRQEEEESPNGGSVGKKSYGGSSVRELDLPMSYVHGSRERSLETVERSGRHVRDKRELDPYEREQDFIEPERHGLMDVDMRRYGGQRRRELSPLPEHYAPRVMRDPRDLYSEEERERAYKRAYLDARYSREREAWLEAREMRDYRELDNDEALVYADERERMLRERERERERMPARGDYRAEWERDWEDEGAVAGGAAGANGGGTPARSSGFVGGSKRSKQAHSSSKQQQHTPSEPEWDADEREECVDTGVVKSESGWQLASSNDWRDSEEPSFGCGRGNANEMHGAAHGMPSSNASPHHHMHGRSERGGGGGGGGRGFRRGGGGGMAHGHGHEQGERGYRSHPPPLMTLPVQPPGGYHGGGGGGGSRGFLHKRSYGGGGGYLKKHQHMGGNMVSSGGAANPAAQLKPGNAAAQASAVAAATTAVAAAKAAAQSSANATTNPGILAQVSKFTSIKQEDGSEDSTGTMEAVGGGMENCHGLDRELKQESKSNGELSEISDSDDDILNTTDRIKPKCESLLDADAQELSADALSNDEQQIKIEHKLEDKLEEMDEVLDFEEISDGELEEEARVQKGIGDALGVDWEGLVAETRQHAEEHAAARAADRNSSAKKLWQPHRVILELGISFDMAGVNYAHSVLNEARYYMMLEHKEQYRLEASLEPGQTPPPPLPHYSELLDTVYVAPMACDQLGLREIERQRQAGATCSLGMNALCARQDLRLRRQLFDLPTREIELSRNRPMISENLRSLAMIAFQQSLDVQGIVLYD; from the exons ATGCAAACGGCaagaataaacataaataataaacataaacaacgaCACACAACACTGTacattcacacacactcacacacacaacacacacccATGGAGCTGGAGAAGAAGTCCAAGGAGCAGCTGCGACGCTACAAAAAATCGCGGCACACTCACTCCAGCAGCGAGAGCTCCAGCACGGACACAGAaagcggcagtggcagttcATACAGCAGCACGGATAGTGAACGTGAACGGGAACGCGAGCGCGAACGGGAACACCATGCCCATGCTCATGCCCATGGACATCAGCATGGCCATGTTCATAACCATGCTCATGCCCATGGGCATCcacatacgcatacgcatccgcatcagcatcagcatgcACATCCGCATCAGCATACGCATCAGCGCGGTGTCGAGCGGCATCATcggaagaagaagagcagccGACGCGCAGCCAGCTCAAGCGGCGATGAGCGTCAGAAGCGTGAGAAGCGAGAACGTGAACGTCATAACCATGGGCATGGCGAAAGAGATCATGATCAAAAGAAGCTTGTGGCCAAGCGTAATCACATCAAGCGCAAGTTGAAGGAGGCACGGCTGAAGAAacgcgctgccgccgccttgAGTGGCCATGGCCATCGCTCGCTGTCGCCGGCCACGCAGGCCAAACTAAAGAAAATGGCCGAGCGCAAGCAGCGCGAGCGTGAGCGGGACAAGCTGCGCGGCGTGCATCGTGAGCATCGAGATCGTGAACGTGACCATCATCGCTTGGGCAGTAGTCGTTCGCCCACGGGCGGCGGTGTCGGCTCCAGCAGCACCACTACCACCACCAAAATACGCATCCACCAGGATGTGCTGGGCAAGCGGCAAAAGAGTCCCGGACCGGGCGGCAGTGGCTCCAGCATGGTAGCCTTGGGTGTGCCCACGGCGCGCATGCACCATCAGCTGATGTCGCGCGAGAAGATCATCATCCAGACGCGCGCGCGTGTACGCACGCCTTCCATAGAGCGTGAACGCGAGCGAGATCGCGAGCGTGAGCGCATGGAGCGTGAGCGGGAAAGAGAGCGCCACGTCGAGCGCGAGCAGGAGCGTCAACGGCACGAGCACAAGCTGCATCGCCACGATGAGCTCTCGCTGCGTAATCGTGAGCGGGATCGGCGGGAGCAGGAGCGCGCGGATCGCGAGGCAGCGCGTGATAAGGAGCGCGCCGAGGCATTGGCGCGCTGCCAGGAGCGGCAGCGTGAGCGCGAGCGTCTGGCACGCGAGAAGCTGCGTCGTCAGGAGGAGGAGGAGAGCCCCAACGGTGGCAGCGTGGGCAAGAAGTCCTACGGCGGCAGCAGTGTGCGCGAACTGGATCTGCCCATGTCCTATGTCCATGGCAGTCGCGAGCGTTCGCTGGAGACGGTCGAGCGCAGCGGACGGCATGTGCGCGACAAGCGTGAGCTGGATCCGTATGAGCGTGAGCAGGACTTTATCGAACCGGAGCGACATGGACTGATGGACGTGGACATGCGTCGCTATGGAGGACAGCGTCGCCGGGAGCTGAGTCCGCTGCCCGAGCACTATGCGCCGCGCGTGATGCGTGATCCGCGTGATCTCTACTCCGAGGAAGAGCGTGAGCG CGCCTACAAACGCGCCTATTTGGATGCGCGCTACTCGCGCGAGCGTGAGGCTTGGCTGGAGGCACGAGAAATGCGCGACTATCGCGAGCTGGACAACGATGAGGCGCTGGTCTATGCGGatgagcgagagcgcatgcTGCGCGAACGTGAGCGCGAGCGGGAGCGCATGCCGGCGCGTGGCGACTATCGCGCTGAATGGGAACGCGACTGGGAGGATGAGGGCGCAGTGGCTGGCGGTGCGGCTGGTGCTAATGGCGGTGGAACGCCAGCACGCAGTAGTGGCTTTGTGGGCGGATCCAAGCGCTCCAAGCAGGCAca cagcagcagcaagcaacagcagcacacgcCCTCAGAGCCGGAGTGGGATGCGGATGAGCGGGAGGAGTGCGTGGACACGGGCGTGGTGAAGAGCGAGTCGGGCTGGCAGCTGGCCAGCAGCAACGATTGGCGCGACAGCGAGGAGCCCAGCTTTGGGTGTGGACGTGGCAATGCCAATGAGATGCATGGAGCAGCACATGGCATGCCCAGCTCCAACGCCTCGCCACATCATCATATGCATGGGCGCAGCGAacgcggcggtggcggcggcggcggtggacGTGGCTTTCGACGTGGCGGAGGCGGCGGCATGGCgcatggacatggacatgagCAGGGCGAGCGTGGCTATCGCTCGCATCCGCCGCCGCTGATGACGTTGCCAGTGCAGCCGCCGGGTGGTTATCATGGCGGTGGAGGAGGCGGTGGCTCGCGTGGCTTCCTACACAAGCGCTCctatggcggcggcggcggctaccTCAAGAAGCATCAGCACATGGGTGGCAACATGGTATCGAGCGGCGGAGCGGCCAATCCGGCGGCACAGCTCAAGCCCGGCAATGCGGCAGCACAGGCGAGCGCTGTGGCAGCGGCGACTACGGCAGTGGCCGCGGCGAAGGCGGCGGCGCAGAGTTCCGCCAATGCCACCACGAATCCGGGTATCTTGGCCCAGGTGAGTAAGTTTACCAGCATTAAGCAGGAGGATGGTTCAGAGGATTCTACAGGCACAATGGAGGCAGTGGGCGGAGGCATGGAGAATTGCCATGGATTGGACAGAGAGCTTAAACAAGAGTCAAAGTCCAACGGAGAGCTGAGCGAGATTAGCGACAGCGATGACGACATACTCAACACGACGGACAGAATCAAGCCGAAGTGTGAGTCGCTGTTGGATGCGGACGCCCAGGAGCTATCCGCAGATGCGCTCTCCAACGACGAGCAGCAAATCAAGATCGAGCATAAGCTGGAGGACAAATTGGAGGAAATGGACGAGGTGCTGGACTTTGAAGAGATCTCCGATGGCGAGCTGGAGGAAGAGGCTCGAGTACAGAAGG GCATTGGCGATGCATTGGGCGTGGACTGGGAGGGCTTGGTAGCGGAGACGCGTCAGCATGCGGAGGAGCATGCGGCGGCGCGTGCAGCGGATCGCAATTCATCGGCGAAGAAGCTGTGGCAACCGCATCGCGTGATTCTCGAGCTGGGCATATCCTTTGACATGGCGGGCGTTAACTATGCCCACAGCGTATTGAACGAGGCGCGCTATTATATGATGCTGGAGCATAAGGAGCAGTATAGGCTCGAGGCGAGCTTGGAGCCGGGCcagacgccgccgccaccgtTGCCGCACTACAGCGAACTGCTGGACACGGTCTATGTGGCGCCGATGGCCTGCGATCAACTGGGATTGCGCGAGATCGAGCGTCAGCGTCAGGCGGGCGCTACCTGCTCTCTGGGCATGAATGCGCTATGCGCGCGTCAGGATTTGCGTCTGCGTCGCCAGCTCTTCGACTTGCCGACGCGTGAGATCGAGCTCTCTCGCAATCGGCCCATGATTAGCGAGAATCTGCGCTCGCTCGCCATGATCGCGTTCCAGCAAAGCCTCGACGTCCAAGGAATTGTGCTATACGACTGA